The following coding sequences are from one Lolium rigidum isolate FL_2022 chromosome 6, APGP_CSIRO_Lrig_0.1, whole genome shotgun sequence window:
- the LOC124661683 gene encoding probable sugar phosphate/phosphate translocator At1g06470, with the protein MGDCVVENGHAHPKEADAAVEPAEGAREPQETGSGQRKQGGIRREPSFSRWCKDPSAASNAPAPAGAAAPPASAASDDDSEEFELPLLPSAAAAGPGGAGHHLPMDIEAGAAAGSDDLPLSPWLIAKVIFLIASWYTLSTCLTLYNKEMLGKRMWKFPAPFLMNTVHFTMQAVASRVILWFQRRGLEEERNAMSWRDYFLRVVPTALATALDINLSNISLVFISVTFATMCKSAAPIFILLFAFLFRLEKPSFNIIGIMLIVSFGVLLTVARETEFNLWGFIFIMLAAVMSGFRWCMTQILLQKEEYGLKNPFTLMSYVTPVMAVTTAILSIAMDPWHDFRASHFFDSSAHILKSSLLMLLGGSLAFFMVLTEYVLVSVTSAVTVTIAGIVKEAVTILVAVLFFNDPFTWLKGLGLATIIFGVSLFNLYKYHRFKKGHHSKHVDPNFQPSNGASKYVILDDDTEDHDDTG; encoded by the exons ATGGGGGACTGCGTCGTGGAGAACGGCCACGCCCACCCGAAGGAAGCGGACGCGGCCGTCGAGCCCGCGGAGGGCGCCCGCGAGCCGCAGGAGACgggcagcgggcagcggaagcaaGGCGGGATACGCAGGGAGCCGTCCTTCTCGCGGTGGTGCAAGGACCCCTCCGCAGCGTCCAATGCCCCCGCACCCGcaggcgccgccgctccgccagCCTCCGCGGCGAGCGACGATGATTCGGAGGAGTTCGAGCTGCCGCTCCTGCCATCCGCGGCCGCCGCTGGCCCGGGCGGTGCCGGCCACCACTTGCCGATGGatatcgaggcgggcgcggcggcgggatcTGACGACCTCCCGCTCTCGCCGTGGCTGATCGCGAAGGTTATATTCCTGATAGCGAGCTGGTACACGCTGAGTACCTGCTTGACGCT GTATAACAAGGAGATGCTTGGGAAGCGCATGTGGAAGTTCCCTGCGCCCTTCCTGATGAACACGGTGCATTTCACGATGCAGGCCGTGGCATCCAGGGTGATCCTCTGGTTCCAGCGTCGGGGCCTCGAGGAAGAGCGCAATGCAATGTCATGGAGAGATTACTTTCTGCGAG TTGTCCCAACAGCTTTGGCtactgctcttgatattaatctgAGCAACATTTCACTTGTTTTCATTTCCGTGACATTTGCTACAATG TGTAAATCTGCTGCTCCAATTTTCATTCTTCTCTTTGCTTTCCTATTCAG GCTAGAGAAGCCGAGCTTTAACATTATTGGAATCATGCTAATCGTTTCCTTCGGAGTTCTACTGACAG TTGCTAGAGAGACAGAATTTAATCTTTGGGGATTTATATTTATTATGCTTGCTGCTGTTATGTCTGGTTTCCGCTGGTGCATGACACAGATTCTCCTCCAG AAAGAGGAATATG GATTAAAGAATCCCTTTACCTTAATGAGTTATGTTACCCCGGTGATGGCAGTAACAACTGCAATTCTCTCCATTGCGATGGATCCATGGCATGACTTCAGGGCAAGTCATTTTTTTGATAGCTCGGCTCACATACTAAAAAGCAGCTTATTGATGCTTCTAGGTGGTTCTTTGGCCTTCTTCATG GTTTTGACAGAATATGTTCTGGTTTCTGTAACAAGTGCTGTAACAGTGACCATAGCTGGGATTGTTAAGGAAGCTGTCACAATTTTG GTTGCTGTGCTTTTCTTCAATGATCCATTCACCTGGTTGAAGGGACTTGGGCTGGCAACAATAATATTTGGTGTCAGTCTGTTCAATCTGTACAA GTATCATAGGTTCAAGAAAGGTCATCACAGTAAACATGTTGACCCAAATTTCCAGCCATCAAATGGTGCCTCGAAATATGTTATTCTTGATGATGATACAGAAGATCATGATGATACAGGCTGA